The Parus major isolate Abel chromosome 8, Parus_major1.1, whole genome shotgun sequence nucleotide sequence ttaGCTGGAGAACATTGGGAATTTTATCAAAGCCATCCAAGTCTACGGCATGAAGCCACATGATATTTTTGAAGCAAATGATctttttgaaaatggaaatatgaCTCAAGTACAGACTACTCTAGTGGCACTGGCAGGTCTGGTAAGTATTTGTACCCCTGGAGTTGGCCCAAATCCACATGCCAGTTCAGATGCACCCTTACAACCCATGGAAATACAGAAGACAGCATCCAGCCTGTCAGGAGAGGACAGAGTACGGAGGCTCTGAGATACTGCAGAGGTTACACTTCAGAGGGCTGTGTGCTCCCTTGTGCCCCAGGGAAGACTTAGAGCTCAGAGTGAGGGCTCCTGACTGCTTCCATGTGCATACACAGAACAGGGGAGGCTCACAGGAGAACTCTAATCCCTGCAGAATATCCTTGTGACTCGGGTGGCTTTGGAATGCCACCTTCAAATGGTGAGGGGAACTGGTACCTTCTCAGCCCTGACACAAGGTCTCATGGAGATAGACCTGCTTCGTTTGAGAGCCCAGGCTTAGGGTGTGGAGACTGAAAATACACTTCAAACACTGAATATTCTATTTTCCCTCTCCCTAAATAGGCAAAAACTAAAGGTTTTCATACTACAATTGATATTGGTGTCAAATATGCAGAGAAACAAGCACGGAGTTTTGATGCAGGAAAACTAAAAGCTGGTCAAAGTGTAATTGGCCTGCAGGTAAGtatgaaattcaaattttcaaGTTAATTTGTTACTGTTGAGAACAACTTTCTTGCTTTGATTAACTGATACATGTTTAAACCAGGTGCAGAATAACAATATATTCTTATCCTGGAAGGAGGAATGAGCTTTTAATTCTTGTAAGCAGTTGATTGGCTTTATAAGCTCAAGTCACTGCCTGGAAGGTcggtttgtttgttttaaatctgcTGTAAGAGTGATAAGGAGAAAAGGAGCAGCTAATATTAGCAACatcatttctgtcttttaaagtGGTTTTAAAGTAGGAGTCTTTGGATAGCTAAAGTTCTTTGTATGGtagaaactttttttcctctcctctttccttaGTAATCATAAAAGCCAAAGTAAAATCTTAAAATTCCTGTGGTAGAGAAATTGTGGCAGTATAAATTAATCATTACTGTCCAAGGTAAAAGTTTCTTTTGACATTTTGAGACATACATCCATTCCAGTTGCAGTGAGGTTGTGCAAATGACAGTCACTGAAATGCCTTAGGATGACAGttgcctttatttttacttttgaaactCAGTAAGGAGAAGGGGTAATTTATTACAGTGGTCAATCTATATGAGGAAAACAAgcaatgaaattacttttttttgtgtcagCCATCACAGTTACcaaccacatttttttctttagaatacACTTaatgtacaaataaaaatagttttttctgtCTACCTCTTCCCCCAATAAAGATGGGCACCAACAAGTGTGCCAGTCAGGCAGGCATGACTGCTTATGGAACTAGAAGACACCTCTATGATCCAAAAATGCAAACTGACAAGCCATTTGACCAGACAACAATTAGCCTACAGATGGGCACTAACAAAGGTGCCAGTCAGGTAAGCAGGACTGTGTGTTATGTGCAGGATGGACACAGCTCTCAGCCTGGTGGGACAGGAGAGGCTGGAGTGGTGCCCAGGAGCAGAGTCTAACAGGCAGCAGTGGGTGGGTACGGTTCAGCTGAGCTCTTAAGCAGTAATTGAGGAACTTGAATCTCTTAGTGTAACCACTGTGCTCTGTACTGGGTGTCTTAAGGCATAAAAATGTCCCGGTGCTTCTAGAATTTCCTGCTGGCAGTGTTATAGCAGGAGAAAACAGTAACTTCATTTTAAGTATTAACTAGACAGaggcaaaaaagaaattgcttacTGGCACTACCTTAGTCAGAATACTTAGCATGCTCTTTCCAAAGAGGAACATAAACTGTACCTTTCTGCAAGGACTTTCTTCTGTGACTTACCTACAGGTGGGCGCTTGTTACTGTGCTGTGTTTCGTTATACTTGAATTCCTACTTATGAGCACTTTCAGTGAGGCATTCTAGTATGATATCATAAATCTAGGAATCACAACTCTTGACCTTCTTACTGAACCTCTACAATCCTGTTTCATTAGGCTGGTATGCTGGCACCAGGTACCAGAAGAGACATCTACGACCAGAAGCACATATTACAACCTGTGGATAACTCAACTATTTCATTACAAATGGGTACAAACAAAGTAGCTTCACAGAAGGGAATGAGTGTGTATGGGCTTGGACGGCAAGTGTATGACCCCAAGTACTGCGCTGCACCCACAGAACCTGTCATTCATAACGGCAGCCAAGGAACAGGAACTAACGGGTCAGAAATCAGCGATAGCGATTATCAGGCAGAATACCCGGATGACTATCACGGAGAGTACCAAGATGACTATCAAAGAGATTACCATGGTCAGTACAGTGACCAGGGCATTGATTACTAGCTTTGCATCGAAAGTTCAGTATTAGtccattattttattcagtaaGAACGAAACTAGCCTTGTGGAATTGTTACCTGTCTTTCCTACACACTACACTTAATGTACCTAAAGAAATACTGCCTTACATacattcctttctcctttctctgcccTTTCCCTGTCTAGTTGCCTTTAGTGCTGTAACAGTTGTAGTCTACAGCATAAACAATAACTGCATATGAAGTAAAAGGAATACTGTGAAAGGGGGAGTGCTCTCATACAGCCAGGTTGTTTCGTAAGGAGCTATGCATTCTCACAATCTCTACTTAAGTAGGTTTTACATACCGAGTTAAGCCTtcattttacatatttacagCTTTTCTCCAGAGGAGATAAAAGAATCTCATGCTTAAAGTTACATGTGGTCTTCGGCaattaaagttaaaatatcTCATTAGTGATTTAATATCATTGCTATTTTTTAAGGTATTGTTTGCTAATGGTAAGTCTTGCATTAGACATAATTGTGCATTTGTGATTGTGTATTCATTCCATTATCAACACTGACCAAACTTAGAAATAGTTGTCTTACTAAAAAGGGAGCTTGTACAAAGTCTTGAGCCAACAGAAGTTCCATGATTGATGGTGCATTTACCTTTTATTGTGCCATAATATATCCATgtagaaatgcttttttcttccttgaactGTATTTATTGCCACACTTCTCAAACTGATCccattgtatttttataaataaatatttttttcttaaaggtacGTAGATGATCTTGTCTCATTTGTTATGCTACCAGTCTTAAAGATTAGATGCCACAAGAATTATTCCCAGATAAGCATCACCTTTGCCTGTGTTAAGGGTAGTGTAGAACTCCCGTCTGTTGCAGTTTGGGTTCATTCTTTTCCATGGGATTTAATCTAACAATCTTGTAAAAATCTCTCAGGAATGAGTGACACTGACTTAATGGGAGAGGAATGTAGGTCCTTCACAGCCACATTCACTTCCCCTCTTCATGACTCTGAGGTTATGACCAGAGATCCTTAGCTGTTCACTAAATCCCTGCCATTTTCTCAAGGCAAACAAGGATTGCACATATTTATTGCTGCCTCTGTTTCAGCCTGTTGCCTTTATACCATCACTTGGAGAACTCAAAACACCCTTGCTTTAGATTATGTAATGAGATacacaatctttttttttccactggccTGTAATCCCAGGTACTCAGTTACTAATAGCAGAACTTTATTCCTAAATGGAGGATGCTTTCTTCCTCACTGTGGAGTGCAGAGAAGCTACACTAACTTACCTacactgtttttaaaaggagaaaaaagagcttGTCAATGTTGGGGCCAATGTTGCAGTTTCTaacttctgtaaaataattcaAGGTTGTCTTAAAAGCGTTCATTGCAGTTTAAACTTACTACATTCACATatgaaatgttttacatttgCAAGTTCTGGGTTtatgaaggattttttcccttgagaCTGGAAATTGTGTGTGTTCGCTTAGTTTCTATCATCTTTGAACATGATGTGGTCATCTGACTTTCAGCTGACCTATTTGTTGTGTAAGTCTTaagcttatttattttacagaatttaaattagaaaGGCTCTCTAGAGGTCACTGGTCCAAGCCCTACATCTGAGGCAAGAGAATTATTAGCAACAGATCTGTTAAGACCTGCTCTTCCTGAATGATACTATTTCTCCTCCTTCAAAATAATAGTATTTAATTATTCAGAAGTGTTGTATTGAATGCTAAAAAGCAGTTCTACAATCAACAGCAAAGTCTGTTGTTTTTATAGTTTGGGTGAAAGCAATCTCTTTTTGAAAGCCTGGCCATGCCCTCCTTCCTTTTGAATCTAAAACTTAGTCCTTAAACTACTTGCACACCCTTATTATGTACttgaacagaagaaacaaacacacaagCTCTTGTCAGTatgcatgttttctttcatcCAGAGAGATCCAGCAGAATCACCACTGAATTGAGAGTTTGAAGGAGACACCAAGCAAGACTAAAATCAAGCTTAAACAACAGGCTGCAATACTTAGCCATTTTCTGGTTGAAAAAGTTCTAGCAGACACCAGTAGTCCCTGTCTCCTATTTTTaaggaatataattttaaaagtatctttCATTCTACTGAATCTAATCTTCCATAGCTGCAGGAAAGATGAGTGCACACTTTCTGGGGTGCATTGCAGGGCAGACCTCAAATTACTGGAGGTGGTTTAGCCCACCCTCAGAATCAGAAGCTCTATTCCCAAGAGCTGTGCCTACATACAGCCTCCTTCACAGCTGCCTGACTACAGCCCTGAGAAACAAGCACTAAATAGCATCAGCTTCTGTAGCAGAGCCTTATCCCTCTAACTCAGGTGAAGGCTCCTGCCACACAGGAATGCTACAGCTGGAGGTTGTTCACACAATTGCTAGCACAATGTACGTAAGATTGGGAGGTCTTGAGTTGTAACTGAAAGCTATAAAGTTATACTTTCTGtacaaatttaattaaaagctaTATATTTGGAAGTCTTATCTAAAAATACGCACAGTTCTCAAAACTTATTTTATAATGTAATTTCTGGATTAATGACAATACAGTATTCCTTAAACAGAACACACTCAAATACAGCTTAACTGGCATTTTTCAGTACcttccttctttaaaaattaacccAGAATTTGTAGGAAGTGCATGAGTCCTTTCTCcactctggagctgctgtgaaTGCAATGACACTGTATCATAATTGCAATGAGCAGAACCACAGACTTGTTGAGATTGGAAGGGACATCTGAAGGTCATCGAGAGGTTATCTGAATACAAGGACATACTTAGATAAAAaatttccctcccttttttccaCCAGAGTTCCTGAGTCAAAGGCCAAAATTTGCAGTGAGTATCAaatacaaacaggaaaaaaaaccccaaacccaaatgTGTAAAAAGAACTGGGGTATTTCTTAGCTTCAAAGCAAACCTCTTATGCTCTGTGAATTGGTAAATATCGTGTTTACATTGTGAAAACACTGCTTCTTGAAAGCAATCTTGGCAAACCCATGGCAGACTAAAAGTTTTTTGCCTTTGTAAGTACCATATCTGCACGCTTGCTCAGGGTTAGAGAGCTATTGCTTACTCAGGACTTTTCAGAAGTTCCCACAGCATCCACAAGCTGAGCACAAGAAGTATCCAAGGGTACAGATTTAAATAAGGAGAGGTGGTGAGTCACAGACACTACATTATCAGCTTCACCTACCAGGCAGAAAGTATTTaatctatttctttctcttttccattatttatcCTATATTCCACAACTTCCTGAAGTGGTTCATATTAAAGTagactgaaattaattaaatggtAGATAAAAAGCAAGTATTTCTTAGTATTTCAACATAACTAATCTCCTTTGAACAGCAGGAGACCAGACagtatttaaatgaaacagatttcttATTCAGGCATCAATGAGCTCTTCTGTACATAATTTCCAAGCTGTGACTAATCAAGAGTTTATCAATCCATTAAGACAGTTCTGAGTCACTTACCTGCAGTGATGTCTCACTTCCTATATTGATACTTTACTGAAATCCCCGGTTGGCATCATTTTCCCACGAAAAACCTCTcctcaaataaaatttaaaagagcttttgaatgaagaataaaatgcGCCactgagtaaaataaaaaactactCCATACTCAGAACAAGGTGGAGTCTGTGAAGTGTATTACTGTAAGGTTCCAGGTACAAAGTTTAAACAAGCTTTAAAATTGCTCACAAGAAAGTGCTGGCAGACTGTTGctaagttaattttttttgaaaagtgtCTTCATATACATTTCTCTTCTGACTAGAGCCCTGACAGTTGCTCCATTTCCtccattatttatttcataccCATGTTACAGCTAACATTTCTATAAGGtattatttataacatttttatcTCATGTCTATCCTGTTATTTAGTCTCTGTCATCTGCTACTTTGTcaagagggagggagggagggctaTTTCTCATCTGCCCTTTGGAGAGGAGATGGACAGTTAATGATATGAACTTGTAAAAAACATTCCCAAAAGagtattattaaaataaagacaccTACTTCATAACTGCTAATTATCTTGACTACAGAGAATTTCTATCAAGGATAATTTCCATCAGTGAGCTCAGTCTGTTCCTTAATTTGCTGTTCAGATATGCAGAATAAATCAGAACAGTCATCTCAGAGCGCCTCCTCTACAAATGTTTTTGCATTTACTCTTCTAGGGATGACTGGCACAGCATTCCCAGAGAAGCATGGGAAAATCATGTTAGGTCCATGACCTTTCTGACTTACTGATTTAGTCTGACAACAAAGAAATTTACAAACAGTGAGTTTATTATCAACTTTCTGACAATAATAACAAGTGTAGGAATAGAAATCAGATGTGATgacatacaaaatattttattcatacaAACAGACTGTGTGTTATTTTACCAGTGCAGAAGATACAACAGATTTACAGAACCAATACTTTGTCCTGGGGTATTGGTAATCTTTATTGATATGACCATTTT carries:
- the CNN3 gene encoding calponin-3 isoform X2, which translates into the protein MTHFNKGPSYGLSAEVKNKIALKYDPQIEEDLRNWIEEVTGLSIGANFQLGLKDGIILCELINKLQPGSVKKINQSKLNWHQLENIGNFIKAIQVYGMKPHDIFEANDLFENGNMTQVQTTLVALAGLAKTKGFHTTIDIGVKYAEKQARSFDAGKLKAGQSVIGLQMGTNKCASQAGMTAYGTRRHLYDPKMQTDKPFDQTTISLQMGTNKGASQAGMLAPGTRRDIYDQKHILQPVDNSTISLQMGTNKVASQKGMSVYGLGRQVYDPKYCAAPTEPVIHNGSQGTGTNGSEISDSDYQAEYPDDYHGEYQDDYQRDYHGQYSDQGIDY
- the CNN3 gene encoding calponin-3 isoform X1 — protein: MRPPPARDSAALRGAAQETCGHRRAVSAERTRIALKYDPQIEEDLRNWIEEVTGLSIGANFQLGLKDGIILCELINKLQPGSVKKINQSKLNWHQLENIGNFIKAIQVYGMKPHDIFEANDLFENGNMTQVQTTLVALAGLAKTKGFHTTIDIGVKYAEKQARSFDAGKLKAGQSVIGLQMGTNKCASQAGMTAYGTRRHLYDPKMQTDKPFDQTTISLQMGTNKGASQAGMLAPGTRRDIYDQKHILQPVDNSTISLQMGTNKVASQKGMSVYGLGRQVYDPKYCAAPTEPVIHNGSQGTGTNGSEISDSDYQAEYPDDYHGEYQDDYQRDYHGQYSDQGIDY